In Actinacidiphila yeochonensis CN732, a genomic segment contains:
- a CDS encoding class I adenylate-forming enzyme family protein: MSRTAFFAPPPEGVHTYVRDGGRVQPDAAASVAADLLHWATAGPDRPFLTWCPRDGGATVLTYGELERYSRRLATLLGGRVGPSRLLALLPANDLPSVVAIVTALRTGTPCLFLNPQDPVRRLRSVLADCPADLVLRSPYAAPQAAEFAQTVPWDPTAWDDAERTDGTAPEGTDDAAGCADARALPATHPALLFGTSGSTAASKLVVQSHRALTSNAEAVRRHHGLTRHRTLMGGLPLHHVNGVHFTLVAALHAGAHTVLPQAISPYTYRELLDQHRPDIVSLVPPVLEMLLATGRGWRPPDNLRYFVSAAAPLTSSLVRRVVDAFGVRVLQGYGLSETTNFSTTVPADASEETYRAVALDAGIPSVGVPLHGNEVEVFAEDGTLLGEGAHGEIRMRGHNVMEGYAHRPDLTDEAFAGGWFRSGDLGYWAAGPDGRRYFYITGRGKNIAKVRGETVSLEEVERALLSVDSVTDAGCVALPHPAWGEQVVALVATRSDDLDTVKARLAELVPPVALPVRWLRLDTVPRTATGKLQRPRLADIAREEAATS, encoded by the coding sequence GTGAGCCGGACCGCGTTCTTCGCGCCTCCCCCGGAGGGCGTGCACACGTACGTGCGCGACGGTGGACGCGTACAGCCGGACGCCGCGGCAAGCGTGGCCGCCGACCTGCTGCACTGGGCGACGGCCGGCCCGGACCGCCCCTTCCTGACCTGGTGCCCGCGAGACGGCGGCGCGACCGTCCTGACCTACGGCGAGCTCGAACGGTACAGCCGCCGGCTCGCGACCCTGCTGGGGGGCCGGGTGGGCCCGAGCCGGCTGCTGGCCCTGCTGCCCGCCAACGACCTGCCCTCGGTCGTCGCCATCGTCACCGCTCTCAGGACAGGGACGCCGTGCCTGTTCCTCAACCCGCAGGATCCGGTACGGCGGCTGCGCTCGGTACTGGCCGACTGTCCGGCGGACCTCGTCCTGCGCTCGCCCTACGCGGCGCCGCAGGCGGCCGAGTTCGCCCAGACCGTTCCGTGGGATCCGACCGCGTGGGACGACGCGGAGCGCACGGACGGCACGGCCCCGGAGGGGACGGACGACGCCGCCGGGTGCGCCGACGCGCGGGCGCTGCCGGCGACGCACCCGGCGCTGCTCTTCGGTACCTCCGGCTCGACAGCCGCGAGCAAGCTCGTGGTCCAGTCGCATCGGGCGCTGACCAGCAACGCCGAGGCGGTGCGCCGACACCACGGGCTCACCCGGCACCGCACGCTGATGGGCGGCCTGCCGCTGCACCACGTGAACGGCGTGCACTTCACCCTCGTCGCGGCGCTGCACGCCGGGGCGCACACCGTCCTGCCGCAGGCGATCTCCCCCTACACCTACCGGGAGCTGCTCGACCAGCACCGCCCGGACATCGTGAGCCTCGTCCCGCCCGTGCTGGAGATGCTGCTGGCCACGGGCCGCGGCTGGCGGCCGCCGGACAACCTGCGCTACTTCGTGTCGGCCGCGGCGCCACTGACCTCCTCCCTGGTCCGACGGGTCGTGGACGCCTTCGGCGTGCGCGTGCTGCAGGGCTACGGCCTGTCGGAGACCACCAACTTCTCCACCACGGTGCCGGCCGACGCCTCGGAGGAGACCTACCGGGCGGTCGCGCTCGACGCCGGGATCCCGTCGGTCGGCGTCCCGCTGCACGGCAACGAGGTGGAGGTCTTCGCCGAGGACGGCACGCTGCTCGGTGAGGGCGCGCACGGCGAGATCCGCATGCGCGGCCACAACGTCATGGAGGGCTACGCCCACCGGCCGGATCTGACCGACGAGGCGTTCGCGGGCGGCTGGTTCCGCAGCGGGGACCTCGGCTACTGGGCGGCCGGCCCGGACGGACGCCGCTACTTCTACATCACCGGACGCGGCAAGAACATCGCGAAGGTCCGCGGGGAGACGGTCTCGTTGGAGGAGGTCGAGCGGGCGCTGCTCTCGGTCGACTCCGTCACCGACGCCGGCTGCGTCGCGCTGCCCCACCCGGCGTGGGGCGAGCAGGTCGTCGCCCTGGTGGCGACCCGCTCCGACGATCTCGACACGGTGAAGGCACGCCTCGCCGAACTGGTCCCGCCGGTCGCACTGCCGGTCCGCTGGCTCCGGCTCGACACGGTCCCGCGCACCGCCACCGGCAAACTCCAACGGCCTCGCCTGGCCGACATCGCGCGTGAGGAGGCCGCGACATCGTGA
- a CDS encoding TauD/TfdA family dioxygenase, protein MRGTFRERSDHPHVALRGERLDSGARYPAPLRPLPAAAAAPADAAAAVLGQQLPEHGVGHLELDRVMSNEEFRVFGEALGTPQPETSPDVRAMVEDQVILNLRTDGPATSDPARQPFAANSLTLHSESSGAPAPAQPRYIVLMCVSPGDDDGAAQTVVVPMAGVHAALPHTAREVLHRTRYDRDGEAPPVLREAGGRPVFSFRDFGATPLAWAADGVDGGPAAVDRALVELHTAMYGHRAFGFHWRPGRLVVIDNTRHFHGRTRGRAPVAGQARHLKRLRIRAAEGAR, encoded by the coding sequence GTGAGAGGCACCTTCCGGGAGCGCTCCGACCATCCCCACGTCGCCCTGCGCGGGGAGCGGCTCGACAGCGGCGCCCGCTACCCGGCGCCGCTGCGGCCACTGCCCGCCGCGGCGGCGGCACCGGCGGACGCCGCCGCGGCGGTTCTGGGCCAGCAGCTCCCCGAGCACGGGGTCGGCCACCTCGAACTGGACCGCGTGATGAGCAACGAGGAGTTCCGCGTCTTCGGCGAGGCGCTCGGCACGCCGCAGCCGGAGACGTCACCCGACGTCCGGGCCATGGTCGAGGACCAGGTGATCCTCAATCTCCGCACCGACGGCCCCGCGACCTCCGATCCCGCCCGGCAGCCGTTCGCGGCCAACTCGCTGACACTGCACTCGGAGAGCAGCGGCGCCCCGGCACCGGCCCAGCCGCGCTACATCGTGCTGATGTGCGTGTCGCCCGGTGACGACGACGGTGCCGCGCAGACGGTCGTCGTCCCCATGGCGGGGGTGCACGCCGCTCTGCCGCACACCGCGCGGGAGGTGCTCCACCGCACCCGCTACGACCGGGACGGGGAGGCGCCGCCCGTGCTCCGCGAGGCCGGCGGACGGCCGGTGTTCTCCTTCCGCGACTTCGGCGCCACCCCGCTCGCCTGGGCCGCCGACGGGGTCGACGGCGGCCCGGCGGCCGTGGACCGCGCCCTGGTCGAGCTGCACACGGCGATGTACGGCCACCGCGCCTTCGGCTTCCACTGGCGGCCCGGACGCCTCGTCGTCATCGACAACACCCGCCACTTCCACGGGCGCACCCGCGGCAGGGCCCCGGTGGCCGGACAGGCCAGGCACCTCAAGCGGTTGCGTATCCGGGCTGCGGAGGGGGCGCGATGA